Proteins encoded by one window of Streptomyces sp. NBC_01571:
- a CDS encoding alpha/beta fold hydrolase, which produces MTTLRVNGIDVHVQRLGHDPDVPRPVVVLIHGLLIDSLASYYFSLAPRLAEEGMDVVMYDLRGHGRTSRPPTGYRMEDFVRDLDELLDTLAVEGPVRLVGNSFGGAVAYAMAAAHPGRVAGVVAIEAEPPARAWAENMYEGLVGEQGGQVVQEVTEWLRENPGERNARPFRAAGKVLDETALAREIPLSGLLDENLSAIRCPVLAVFGGASRLSAQTGMLEASLADCRTVVLPGRGHSVLVEATEETYVLVRDWLLRQEAHTLREAR; this is translated from the coding sequence GTGACCACGCTCCGGGTGAACGGCATCGACGTCCACGTCCAGCGGCTGGGGCACGACCCCGACGTCCCGCGTCCGGTCGTGGTGCTCATCCACGGCCTGCTCATCGACAGCCTGGCCAGCTACTACTTCAGCCTCGCGCCGCGGCTCGCCGAGGAGGGCATGGACGTCGTCATGTACGACCTGCGCGGGCACGGCAGGACGTCCCGGCCGCCGACCGGCTACCGGATGGAGGACTTCGTCCGCGACCTCGACGAACTGCTCGACACGCTGGCGGTCGAGGGCCCGGTGCGGCTGGTCGGCAACTCCTTCGGCGGCGCGGTCGCCTACGCCATGGCCGCCGCGCACCCCGGCCGGGTCGCCGGAGTCGTCGCGATCGAGGCCGAACCACCGGCCCGCGCCTGGGCGGAGAACATGTACGAGGGTCTCGTCGGGGAACAGGGCGGCCAGGTCGTCCAGGAGGTCACCGAGTGGCTGCGGGAGAACCCGGGCGAGCGCAACGCCCGGCCGTTCCGGGCCGCGGGCAAGGTGCTCGACGAGACGGCGCTCGCCCGGGAGATCCCGCTCAGCGGGCTCCTCGACGAGAACCTGTCCGCGATCCGCTGTCCGGTCCTCGCCGTCTTCGGCGGTGCGTCCAGGCTCAGTGCGCAGACCGGGATGCTGGAGGCCTCGCTCGCCGACTGCCGTACGGTCGTCCTGCCCGGCCGCGGCCACTCGGTGCTGGTGGAGGCCACCGAGGAGACGTACGTCCTCGTCCGTGACTGGCTGCTGCGCCAGGAGGCGCACACGCTGCGGGAGGCCCGCTAG
- a CDS encoding glycosyltransferase, with product MGRFLFVVPPLVGHVNPAVGTAAALAARGHDIAWAGRPELVRSLAGADAVVHPCALPGDLPPRPADLKGPAAFRFLWESFLVPLAEAMAPGVRTAIRTYDPDVVVCDQQAVAGALVAESLGRTWVTSATTSAELVDPLAAMPKVAAWLDELLAGLRGRVGGAAGGADPRFSPHGVLAYTTRALLGPVELPDRVWLVGPSVAARPAGGDDDFPWEWLDGSGPPTVLVSLGTANNDAGARFLNAAAEALGAMGDRVRAVLVDPGGLVGGRLPDHLLVRPHVPQLALLERVDAVVCHAGHNTVCEALWHSVPLVVAPIRDDQPIVAGQVVDAGAGVRLRFGRADAARIGAAVDAVLDPAGGHRKAAAAVGESFRAAGGSASAADRLEAVAAGATRATRATGATGITGIIRPDGPPGTTESAGSSESTGNTRSTDGEVRVP from the coding sequence ATGGGCAGGTTCCTGTTCGTGGTGCCGCCGCTGGTCGGGCACGTGAACCCGGCCGTGGGCACCGCGGCCGCGCTCGCGGCCCGCGGCCACGACATCGCCTGGGCGGGCCGTCCGGAGCTGGTCCGGAGCCTCGCGGGCGCCGACGCCGTCGTCCACCCGTGCGCGCTCCCCGGCGACCTGCCGCCCCGGCCCGCCGACCTGAAGGGACCGGCCGCCTTCCGCTTCCTCTGGGAGAGCTTCCTCGTCCCGCTGGCCGAGGCCATGGCCCCCGGGGTGCGTACGGCGATCCGGACGTACGACCCGGACGTCGTCGTCTGCGACCAGCAGGCGGTGGCGGGCGCGCTGGTCGCCGAGTCGCTCGGGCGGACCTGGGTGACGTCGGCCACCACCTCCGCCGAACTGGTCGACCCGCTGGCCGCCATGCCCAAGGTGGCCGCCTGGCTCGACGAGTTGCTCGCGGGGCTGCGCGGCAGGGTCGGCGGCGCGGCGGGCGGGGCGGATCCGAGGTTCTCGCCGCACGGCGTGCTCGCGTACACCACCCGCGCGCTGCTCGGTCCGGTCGAACTCCCCGACCGGGTCTGGCTGGTGGGCCCTTCCGTCGCCGCCCGTCCGGCCGGCGGCGACGACGACTTCCCCTGGGAGTGGCTGGACGGCTCGGGCCCGCCCACCGTCCTGGTCAGTCTCGGCACCGCCAACAACGACGCCGGCGCCCGCTTCCTGAACGCGGCCGCCGAGGCGCTGGGCGCCATGGGCGACCGGGTGCGGGCCGTCCTCGTCGATCCCGGCGGGCTCGTCGGGGGCCGGCTCCCCGACCACCTCCTCGTACGCCCGCACGTTCCTCAACTCGCCCTGCTGGAACGGGTCGACGCGGTCGTCTGTCACGCCGGGCACAACACCGTGTGCGAGGCGCTGTGGCACAGTGTCCCGCTGGTCGTGGCGCCGATCCGGGACGACCAGCCGATCGTGGCCGGCCAGGTCGTGGACGCGGGCGCCGGGGTGCGGCTGCGGTTCGGGCGCGCCGACGCGGCGAGGATCGGCGCCGCCGTCGACGCCGTGCTCGATCCGGCGGGGGGCCACCGCAAAGCGGCCGCGGCCGTCGGGGAGTCGTTCCGGGCGGCGGGCGGCAGCGCGTCCGCCGCGGACCGCCTCGAGGCAGTGGCGGCCGGGGCCACCCGAGCTACGAGGGCCACGGGGGCCACCGGGATCACGGGGATCATCAGACCTGACGGACCGCCCGGAACCACCGAGTCCGCCGGGTCCAGCGAGTCCACCGGAAACACCCGAAGCACCGACGGCGAGGTGCGCGTCCCGTGA
- a CDS encoding type I polyketide synthase: MPNTRAEPVAIVGMAVLFPGAPDLAAYWRNLVSGVDAITDVPQSRWDADDYYAPGAEPRADRVYCRRGGFVDELAELDVTEFGIMPAAVPATEPDQLIALRVAAQALADAGGADRLPADRHRVGVVLGRGGYLTPGLVRLDQRVRTASQLVRTLGELLPDLDAAQLESVRQAFTDRLGPEAPESSIGLVPNLAASRLAGRLDLRGPAYTVDAACASSLIAVDHAVRELGSGRCDVMLAGGVHHCHDITFWSVFSQLGALSPSERIRPFHKDADGVLIGEGTGVVVLKRLADAERDGDRVYAVITGTGVASDGRTTSLMAPDSGGQVRAVRQAWEAAGLDPAAPGSIGLLEAHGTATPAGDGAELTTLAEVFGPPPGERGGPGAAGRGPGPGPAAEGPPPTGSPGGTHDGPAGGTPHGPPSGPRAVIGSVKSMIGHTMPAAGIAGLIKAALAVHHGVLPPTLHCDEPHPALARTRFAPIGAARPWHTDDRQPVRRAAVNAFGFGGINAHVVLEQAAVRKAATAYEVREPERVLRLTAPTPAAMAALLDRSDSALLATGLDERTTAPAADPVRLAVVGPTAKRLALARKAVAKGKGWRGRNDVWFVPRPLLGPGGGRLAFVFPGLEAEFAPNSGDIAAHFGLPWSTAVTDATVGHVGRQGTGVFELGRLLDAALRRLGVVPDALAGHSLGEWTAMAVAGIHPPDEVDAFLADFDPDALRVPGLAFAAIGAPAGQVLAELAGRTDVVLSHDNAPNQSMICGPEPAVAALVGVFRSRALVSQILPFRSGFHTPMLEPYLDPIRKASEAYTLRPAALPLWSATTVAPYPDEPDAVRELFVRHLLEPVRFRPLVDTMYAAGFRAFVQLGAGQLGSLIGDTLHGRDHLVVTAHSPHRSGLPQLHRVASALWAEGASPDLAPLLGGPPGTAPATARSVRRAARPVRLDLGGANVSLDPATRDQVAAALTRHRIPAAVPGELGVLDEQGLLGAELSALLRDTTAFASDVVTAGRTARRGSPPAARDTGAPVPRTTTPPPGPRPLEATLRVSVDTMPYLLDHCFFRQPAQADPADRWPVVPGTTVIAHLMEHAERAAPGRRAVAVHDVRLHQWVTAIPAVDIPVRIVPEGPDRVAASLGTYAQAGVELSPEYRRFAPVRPWTFPAAEEERPELTAAELYTRRWMFHGPLFQGLSELTAVGDRHVRGVLVTPPAPGALLDNVGQLLGFWIMSRLPVRTTVFPVGMREIRFHGPHPAPGERLECLIRITSVTDSALEADMQLVHRGRVWAEFSGWQDRRFDSNPWIRAVDREPERNTLSRMRPGGWALLHEEWPDLATRELIMRNILAGEEREQYAAHAPRGRRQWLLGRIAVKDAVRHLLWGRGTGPVYPAEIRVGNEPTGRPHVTGGYGRALPALHVSIAHRGTTAVAMARTDGPCGIDIEEVTDRPDATLAVALTTRERELLGALVQKSGTRHEPGAEAGAERLWFTRFWAAKEAVAKARGTGLGGEPKRFEVTAADDTRLTVRTAGEDHRVRHCALTAPQPSTGPGTEYVVAWTAVNDQESEDDH, from the coding sequence GTGCCGAACACGCGCGCCGAACCCGTCGCCATCGTCGGCATGGCGGTGCTCTTCCCCGGCGCCCCGGACCTCGCCGCGTACTGGCGCAACCTGGTCTCCGGCGTCGACGCGATCACCGACGTGCCGCAGAGCCGCTGGGACGCCGACGACTACTACGCGCCCGGCGCGGAGCCCCGCGCGGACCGGGTCTACTGCCGGCGCGGCGGCTTCGTGGACGAACTGGCCGAGCTGGACGTCACCGAGTTCGGGATCATGCCGGCCGCGGTGCCCGCCACCGAGCCCGACCAGCTCATCGCGCTGCGGGTGGCCGCGCAGGCGCTCGCCGACGCGGGCGGCGCGGACCGGCTGCCCGCCGACCGGCACCGGGTCGGCGTGGTGCTCGGCCGCGGCGGCTACCTCACCCCCGGCCTGGTCCGGCTCGACCAGCGGGTACGGACCGCGAGCCAGCTGGTACGGACCCTCGGCGAGCTGCTGCCCGATCTCGACGCCGCCCAACTGGAGTCGGTGCGGCAGGCGTTCACCGACCGGCTCGGTCCGGAGGCACCGGAGTCGTCGATCGGTCTTGTGCCCAACCTCGCCGCGTCCAGGCTGGCGGGCCGGCTCGACCTGCGCGGCCCCGCCTACACCGTGGACGCGGCCTGCGCCTCCTCGCTCATCGCCGTCGACCACGCGGTGCGCGAACTCGGCAGCGGGCGCTGCGACGTGATGCTGGCCGGCGGGGTGCACCACTGCCACGACATCACCTTCTGGAGCGTGTTCAGCCAGCTCGGCGCGCTCTCCCCGAGCGAGCGCATCCGGCCCTTCCACAAGGACGCGGACGGGGTGCTGATCGGAGAGGGCACCGGGGTGGTCGTCCTCAAGCGGCTCGCCGACGCCGAGCGTGACGGCGACCGGGTCTACGCGGTGATCACCGGCACCGGTGTGGCCTCCGACGGACGGACCACCAGTCTGATGGCGCCCGACTCGGGCGGCCAGGTCCGCGCGGTCCGCCAGGCCTGGGAGGCCGCCGGGCTCGACCCGGCGGCACCCGGCTCGATCGGGCTCCTGGAGGCGCACGGCACCGCCACCCCGGCCGGCGACGGGGCCGAACTCACCACCCTCGCGGAGGTGTTCGGACCGCCACCGGGCGAGCGGGGCGGCCCGGGAGCAGCCGGTAGGGGGCCCGGTCCCGGACCGGCCGCCGAGGGGCCACCTCCCACGGGGTCCCCCGGCGGTACGCACGATGGCCCGGCCGGCGGTACGCCCCACGGTCCGCCCAGCGGCCCGCGCGCCGTCATCGGGTCGGTGAAGTCGATGATCGGGCACACCATGCCCGCCGCGGGGATCGCCGGGCTGATCAAGGCCGCACTCGCCGTCCACCACGGAGTGCTGCCGCCGACCCTGCACTGCGACGAACCGCATCCGGCCCTGGCCCGCACCCGGTTCGCCCCCATCGGCGCCGCCCGCCCCTGGCACACCGACGACCGGCAGCCGGTGCGCCGGGCCGCCGTCAACGCCTTCGGCTTCGGCGGCATCAACGCGCACGTGGTGCTCGAACAGGCGGCGGTCCGAAAAGCGGCCACGGCGTACGAGGTGCGCGAGCCGGAGCGGGTGCTGCGGCTGACCGCGCCGACACCCGCCGCGATGGCCGCGCTGCTCGACCGTTCCGACTCGGCGCTGCTCGCCACGGGTCTCGACGAACGGACCACCGCGCCCGCCGCCGATCCGGTACGGCTCGCCGTGGTCGGGCCCACCGCGAAACGACTGGCCCTGGCCCGCAAGGCGGTCGCCAAGGGCAAGGGGTGGCGCGGACGCAACGACGTGTGGTTCGTGCCACGGCCGCTGCTGGGCCCGGGCGGCGGCCGGCTCGCGTTCGTCTTCCCCGGCCTGGAGGCCGAGTTCGCGCCCAACTCCGGCGACATCGCCGCCCACTTCGGGCTGCCCTGGTCCACGGCCGTGACCGACGCCACCGTGGGGCACGTGGGCCGGCAGGGCACCGGTGTCTTCGAGCTCGGGCGGCTCCTGGACGCGGCGCTGCGCCGGCTCGGCGTGGTACCGGACGCCCTCGCCGGGCACAGCCTGGGCGAGTGGACCGCGATGGCCGTCGCCGGGATCCATCCGCCCGACGAGGTCGACGCCTTCCTCGCCGACTTCGACCCGGACGCGCTGCGCGTGCCCGGGCTGGCGTTCGCCGCGATCGGCGCCCCCGCCGGCCAGGTGCTGGCGGAGCTGGCCGGCCGTACGGACGTGGTCCTCTCGCACGACAACGCCCCCAACCAATCGATGATCTGCGGCCCGGAGCCCGCCGTCGCCGCACTCGTCGGCGTGTTCCGCTCCCGGGCGTTGGTCTCGCAGATCCTGCCGTTCCGTTCCGGTTTCCACACCCCGATGCTGGAGCCCTACCTCGACCCGATCAGGAAGGCGTCCGAGGCCTACACCCTGCGCCCGGCCGCGCTGCCGCTGTGGTCGGCGACGACCGTCGCCCCGTACCCGGACGAACCGGACGCGGTACGCGAGCTGTTCGTCCGCCATCTGCTGGAACCGGTCCGCTTCCGGCCGTTGGTGGACACGATGTACGCGGCGGGCTTCCGCGCCTTCGTCCAGCTCGGCGCCGGACAGCTCGGCTCCCTCATCGGAGACACCCTGCACGGCCGTGACCACCTGGTGGTCACCGCGCACTCCCCGCACCGCTCGGGTCTTCCCCAACTGCACCGGGTGGCGAGCGCGTTGTGGGCGGAAGGTGCGTCGCCGGACCTCGCCCCGCTGCTCGGCGGCCCGCCAGGGACCGCCCCCGCAACGGCCCGCTCCGTTCGCCGGGCGGCCCGTCCGGTCCGGCTGGACCTCGGCGGTGCGAACGTCTCCCTGGACCCGGCGACCCGTGACCAGGTGGCCGCCGCGCTGACCCGGCACCGCATCCCGGCCGCGGTGCCCGGGGAACTGGGCGTCCTGGACGAACAGGGTCTGCTCGGCGCCGAGTTGTCCGCGCTGCTGCGGGACACGACGGCGTTCGCCTCGGACGTGGTGACGGCGGGCCGCACGGCACGCCGCGGGTCCCCGCCGGCCGCCCGGGACACCGGCGCACCCGTCCCTCGTACGACCACCCCGCCCCCGGGGCCCCGGCCGCTCGAAGCGACCCTGCGCGTCTCCGTCGACACCATGCCGTACCTCCTCGACCACTGCTTCTTCAGACAGCCCGCACAGGCCGACCCGGCCGACAGATGGCCGGTGGTCCCCGGCACCACCGTGATCGCCCATCTGATGGAGCACGCCGAACGGGCCGCCCCGGGCCGCCGCGCCGTCGCCGTCCACGACGTACGGCTGCACCAGTGGGTCACGGCGATCCCGGCCGTCGACATCCCCGTACGGATCGTGCCCGAGGGCCCGGACCGGGTGGCCGCCTCGCTCGGCACCTACGCCCAGGCCGGCGTCGAACTCTCCCCGGAATACAGGCGGTTCGCGCCCGTGCGGCCCTGGACCTTTCCGGCGGCCGAGGAGGAGCGGCCCGAACTCACCGCCGCCGAGCTCTACACGCGCCGCTGGATGTTCCACGGTCCCCTCTTCCAGGGCCTGAGCGAACTGACCGCGGTCGGCGACCGGCACGTACGCGGAGTGCTCGTCACACCGCCGGCGCCCGGTGCCCTGCTGGACAACGTGGGACAGCTCCTCGGCTTCTGGATCATGTCCCGGCTGCCGGTGCGCACCACGGTGTTCCCGGTGGGGATGAGGGAGATCCGCTTCCACGGCCCGCATCCCGCGCCGGGCGAGCGGCTGGAGTGTCTGATCCGGATCACGTCCGTCACCGACAGCGCCCTCGAAGCCGACATGCAACTGGTCCACCGGGGCAGGGTGTGGGCCGAGTTCAGCGGCTGGCAGGACCGCCGGTTCGACAGCAACCCGTGGATCCGCGCGGTCGACCGGGAGCCCGAGCGGAACACGCTGTCGCGGATGCGGCCCGGCGGCTGGGCCCTGCTCCACGAGGAGTGGCCCGATCTGGCCACCCGCGAGCTGATCATGCGGAACATCCTGGCGGGCGAGGAGCGCGAGCAGTACGCGGCGCACGCACCTCGTGGCCGGCGGCAGTGGCTGCTCGGCCGGATCGCCGTCAAGGACGCGGTGCGCCACCTGCTGTGGGGCCGTGGCACCGGCCCCGTCTACCCCGCCGAGATTCGGGTGGGCAACGAGCCGACCGGCCGGCCCCACGTGACCGGCGGCTACGGCAGAGCACTGCCCGCGCTGCACGTCTCGATCGCGCACCGGGGGACGACCGCCGTGGCGATGGCCAGGACCGACGGGCCCTGCGGGATCGACATCGAGGAAGTCACCGACCGTCCCGACGCCACCCTCGCCGTCGCCCTCACCACCCGCGAGCGCGAACTGCTCGGGGCACTCGTCCAGAAGTCCGGGACCAGGCACGAGCCCGGCGCCGAAGCCGGTGCCGAGCGGCTCTGGTTCACCCGCTTCTGGGCCGCCAAGGAGGCCGTCGCGAAGGCACGCGGCACCGGACTGGGCGGCGAGCCCAAACGGTTCGAGGTCACCGCGGCGGACGACACCCGCCTGACCGTCCGCACCGCGGGCGAGGACCACCGCGTGCGGCACTGCGCGCTGACCGCCCCCCAGCCGTCCACAGGGCCCGGCACGGAGTACGTCGTGGCCTGGACGGCCGTCAACGATCAGGAGAGCGAAGATGACCACTGA
- a CDS encoding ABC transporter ATP-binding protein, with protein sequence MTVENLPATPPGSLSTLVGYARPHWRVLLFSLFLTLLAGVSGLAQPKFAQAILDRLDDGGSVAAPVALLAALLVAGALLTGLNAWLQQRTSERVVRQVRRGLVHRLIRLRVSELDRRAPGDLIARVTSDSTLLKSAATEGLIMTVNGVLTFAGALFMMATLDVRLLGVTLLVLTLVAVVITGVLPRIRAAVARSQASVGAVGAVLDRTLGAARTVKANGAEGRETRAAEDAVEEAYAAGLAGARYGALVAMVGGAAIQTAFLVVLGVGGTFVANGSMSVSELIAFLLYVFFLASPVSQLVGGAAQLQQGLGAVGRIQEAYGLPAEDDIEAPPASGPEHAVAPAVELSGVEFAYPGRAPALRGVGFTVAGGTRTALVGLSGAGKTTLFSLLQRFYEPTAGTIRIGGEDISTLPRAEVRRRIAYVEQDSPVMAGTLRENLVYAAPSATPRQLAEVLALTRLDALVARLPQGVETPVGPRGVTLSGGERQRLAIARALLRRPQVLLLDEATAQLDARNEQALGELVARAAGRCTVLLIAHRLSTVTDADQIVVLEHGEVRAVGSHDSLLDDDALYRELAATQLLAAEPPARPPAGPVGAASAGT encoded by the coding sequence GTGACCGTCGAGAACCTGCCCGCCACTCCCCCGGGCTCGCTGTCCACCCTCGTCGGCTACGCGAGACCGCACTGGCGGGTGCTGCTGTTCTCCCTGTTCCTCACGCTGCTGGCCGGGGTGTCGGGGCTGGCGCAGCCGAAGTTCGCGCAGGCGATCCTGGACCGGCTGGACGACGGCGGCAGCGTCGCCGCGCCGGTCGCGCTGCTCGCCGCGCTGCTGGTCGCGGGCGCCCTGCTCACCGGCCTCAACGCCTGGCTCCAGCAACGCACTTCGGAGCGGGTGGTACGGCAGGTGCGGCGCGGTCTCGTGCACCGGCTGATCCGGCTGCGGGTCTCCGAGCTGGACCGGCGGGCCCCGGGCGACCTCATCGCCCGCGTCACCTCCGACAGCACCCTGCTCAAGAGTGCCGCCACCGAGGGCCTGATCATGACGGTCAACGGCGTACTGACCTTCGCCGGTGCGCTGTTCATGATGGCGACGCTCGACGTGCGCCTGCTCGGCGTGACCCTGCTGGTACTGACCCTGGTCGCGGTCGTGATCACCGGCGTACTGCCCCGGATCAGGGCCGCCGTGGCCCGCTCCCAGGCGTCCGTCGGCGCGGTCGGCGCCGTCCTCGACCGCACTCTCGGCGCGGCCCGCACGGTCAAGGCGAACGGCGCCGAGGGCCGCGAGACGCGCGCCGCCGAGGACGCGGTCGAGGAGGCGTACGCGGCAGGGCTGGCCGGCGCCCGCTACGGCGCCCTCGTCGCCATGGTGGGCGGCGCCGCCATCCAGACCGCGTTCCTGGTCGTCCTGGGCGTGGGCGGCACCTTCGTCGCGAACGGCTCGATGTCGGTCTCCGAACTGATCGCCTTCCTCCTGTACGTGTTCTTCCTGGCGAGCCCGGTCTCGCAACTGGTCGGCGGGGCCGCCCAACTCCAGCAGGGACTGGGCGCGGTGGGCAGGATCCAGGAGGCGTACGGGCTGCCGGCCGAGGACGACATCGAGGCGCCGCCCGCCTCCGGCCCGGAGCACGCCGTCGCGCCCGCCGTCGAGCTGAGCGGGGTCGAGTTCGCCTACCCGGGCCGGGCGCCCGCCCTGCGCGGTGTCGGCTTCACCGTCGCCGGCGGCACCCGGACCGCGCTCGTCGGTCTCTCGGGGGCCGGCAAGACCACTCTCTTCTCGCTCCTCCAGCGGTTCTACGAACCGACCGCGGGCACCATCAGGATCGGCGGCGAGGACATCTCCACGCTGCCGCGCGCCGAGGTGCGGCGCCGGATCGCGTACGTCGAGCAGGACTCCCCCGTGATGGCCGGCACGCTCCGCGAGAACCTGGTGTACGCGGCACCCTCGGCGACCCCGCGGCAGCTGGCGGAGGTGCTGGCCCTGACCCGTCTGGACGCTCTGGTCGCGCGCCTGCCGCAGGGGGTGGAGACGCCCGTAGGCCCGCGCGGCGTGACCCTGTCGGGCGGTGAGCGCCAGCGCCTCGCCATCGCCCGTGCCCTGCTGCGGCGCCCTCAGGTGCTGCTGCTCGACGAGGCGACGGCCCAGCTCGACGCCCGCAACGAACAGGCCCTGGGCGAGCTCGTGGCGCGCGCGGCGGGCCGGTGCACGGTGCTGCTGATCGCCCACCGGCTCTCCACGGTCACCGACGCCGACCAGATCGTGGTCCTGGAACACGGCGAGGTCCGCGCCGTGGGCAGCCACGACTCCCTGCTCGACGACGACGCGCTCTACCGCGAACTGGCAGCCACGCAGCTGCTGGCGGCCGAGCCCCCGGCGCGCCCGCCGGCCGGTCCGGTCGGCGCGGCGTCAGCCGGTACGTAG
- a CDS encoding acyl carrier protein produces the protein MTTELEGSRPDTRPARSPAPDAATVLADISAILRVVLEEYGLDDFEITMETSFHDDLELESIDLVTLSAQLREFYGERVNFAAFIADRGLEEIIELTVGDLVGHVVDTLAVAEVRRP, from the coding sequence ATGACCACTGAACTCGAAGGCTCCCGCCCGGACACGCGGCCGGCACGGAGTCCGGCGCCGGACGCGGCGACCGTCCTCGCGGACATCTCGGCCATCCTGCGCGTCGTGCTGGAGGAGTACGGGCTCGACGACTTCGAGATCACCATGGAGACGTCCTTCCACGACGACCTGGAGCTGGAGAGCATCGACCTCGTCACCCTCTCCGCCCAGCTGCGCGAGTTCTACGGCGAGCGCGTCAACTTCGCCGCGTTCATCGCCGACCGCGGGCTGGAGGAGATCATCGAGCTGACCGTCGGCGATCTCGTCGGCCATGTGGTGGACACGCTCGCCGTCGCGGAGGTGCGCCGACCGTGA